The segment GGGGCTCTATGGAAATGAAATATAGCGCGGCTTAGCTTACGCCGCGGCGCAATTCATAGGTCGGCGGATCGGAAAGAAAGACAAGTTGTAAAGATTCGCCACCGGGTATGAGTTTACGGAGCAAGGGCATGATGTGGGATTTGTAATGCTCGCGGATTTCCTCCGAGAATCCGTCCGCATCGATGGATTCCAGGATCTCCACGGTCTTGGTGGTGGAAGCGGAAGCGGCCGGCCGGGATTCGCGATGGACCACGACGGCCTTCTTTTCTCCGGGCTTACGGCCCCGGCGCGTGCGGCTTTCCTCGGAGATGAGTCCTTTTTTACGCAGCTGCGTCTTCATGCTGAAGAAGTGGGGCTTGGACAGCTCCTGGAACTCGAGCGCCTTGACCAGCTCCTCGTAGGTGCAGGAAGGATGCTCCTTGATGTACTGCTTGGCTTTCTCGTTCAGCTTCTTCTTCTCGATCTTCTTCAAAATGCGTTCCTTTTCTTCCGGTGAATCGCTGGTGCCTCCGCGGGATTTCTCGCCGATGGCGCCCTGTAGGAAAAGGGCGTTGACGTCCCTGGAGACGGCGCGGACGCGATCTCTTTCTTCCCGCGCGCGGATGGCCTGCTCGACTTCATTGAAATGCTGACGGGCGACCGCCGAATCGCCTGTCAGGACCTGGAAAGCTTCGAAGTCCTTCCCAGGATTGTTTTTTAGGAATACATACACTTTTTGTTTAAGCGGATTGTTGAAAAGCAAATCCGGCTTTTCTTTGGCCAGCATGGTATTCATATTCGTTGGACCTTGAAATTGCGCCGTAAATCCGGCTTTCAGAAGGTTTAAGCTTGAAAGAATGAATTTACAATTTTCCGGGCGGAATTCAATTAGTGAAATCCCGACCTCTCCGATTAACTATTTTTGCATCATGACCCTTCAGGATCCCCACGGCAGAGTGATGCGGAAGCTACGCGTCCAATTGACGGATGCGTGCAATTTCCGGTGTTTCTATTGCATGCCCGAGGGAACCCGGTTCCACCCCTCCGCGGACCTGCTTCCCCCCGAAGAAATCGCTTTGGTCTCCCGGATCATGAACGGAATGGGTATCGAAGAGGTGCGTGTCACCGGCGGCGAGCCGACGGTGCGCCCGGAGTTCGATCGCATCATGTCTCTCCTAGGGGAAATCCCGTGGTCCAAATTCGGGCTCACGTCCAACGGTTTCCTCCTCAAATCCAAGTTGCAGATGCTGAAGGCGCTTAACTGCCTGCACCTCAATATCAGCCTGGATAGCCTTGATCCGGAACGGTTCCGCGCCATCACGGGAAGCCCGCGCCACGATGAGGTCTACGCTTGCATCCTGGCCGCGCGGGAAATGGGATTCGACGTGAAAGTGAATGCCATCGTATTCCGCGGAATGAACGATGATGAGCTTCCGGCCTTCGCGCGTTTCTCGGCCGAACACGGGATCGAAGTCCGCTTCCTGGAATTGATGAAGGTCGGCCCCGCGGATGCCCGTCATGGCGAATTGTTCGTTTCCGCGGATGAAATGCTGGCCCGCCTCCGGGAACGGGATGAACTTATCCCGGTGAACGTCCCGGTCGACTCGACCGCCTTTTCCTACCGCACGGCCGCCGGGGGGCGCCTCGGCTTTATCGCCTCGGAATCCAAACCCTTTTGCGGCGCCTGCTCGCGCCTCCGGCTTTCGGCGACGGGGCGTCTGCGCGCCTGCCTTTTCTCCGAGGCCGGATTGGAATTGCGCGGCAAGGACGCATTCGACTATCCGGAAATCCTGCAGCGGGTCATGGCGCTAAAGCCGGAAGGCCGCCTCCCCCGCATCCTCCAGCCTATGAACCAGATCGGCGGCTGAACCGCCCCGGACGGTTCACTCCTCGCCGAACCCCAAGCGCGTGTCCGAACCGATACGGAAGTAATAGAAGGGCGCTTCGCCGTCCAACCCGCCCAATCCCACCCGTAGCGATCCGAATGGGGTCGCATAACCGGCTTGGGCTTCCCAATGGGCACGCCCCGGAAACGAAATACCCAGCACGGACCGGCGCATGCGCTGCTCCGGGAAAAAC is part of the Fibrobacterota bacterium genome and harbors:
- a CDS encoding radical SAM protein, whose protein sequence is MRKLRVQLTDACNFRCFYCMPEGTRFHPSADLLPPEEIALVSRIMNGMGIEEVRVTGGEPTVRPEFDRIMSLLGEIPWSKFGLTSNGFLLKSKLQMLKALNCLHLNISLDSLDPERFRAITGSPRHDEVYACILAAREMGFDVKVNAIVFRGMNDDELPAFARFSAEHGIEVRFLELMKVGPADARHGELFVSADEMLARLRERDELIPVNVPVDSTAFSYRTAAGGRLGFIASESKPFCGACSRLRLSATGRLRACLFSEAGLELRGKDAFDYPEILQRVMALKPEGRLPRILQPMNQIGG